One genomic segment of Misgurnus anguillicaudatus chromosome 23, ASM2758022v2, whole genome shotgun sequence includes these proteins:
- the crlf1b gene encoding cytokine receptor-like factor 1b isoform X6: MQADFTSRLGLIRKSYTAAHRQSPHLGNNKDLAIISPQDTVLRIGSSLTAVCTQSGDNLVCHRGNGEVLAGSCLYVGLPPEKPVNLTCWSRNTKDLSCRWSPGSREETFINTKYILKYKLKWYGKEKDCEENTGEQYTCYIPRDLAIFTPYEIWVEASNQLGSATSDVITLDILDVVTTDPPSDVYVSRVGDLEDQLSVRWESPPALKDYLFQAKYQIRYRLEESEEWKMIDDAGNQTSCRLAGLRAGTVYFVQVRCSPVGIYGSRKAGIWSEWSHSTAASTPGIERSHGGSCDLKPSEQNSTLRRELKQFFGWMRKHSYGCTDVSIKLYDQWRVWLQKAQKTHDQVLQNGKS, translated from the exons ACTTGGCCATCATATCCCCCCAGGATACGGTGCTTCGCATTGGCTCGAGCTTGACAGCGGTGTGCACG CAATCGGGGGACAACCTGGTTTGTCACCGTGGAAACGGAGAAGTTTTGGCCGGATCGTGCCTTTATGTCGGTT TGCCCCCTGAGAAACCTGTCAACCTGACATGCTGGTCACGAAACACCAAAGACCTCAGCTGCAGATGGAGTCCAGGGAGTCGAGAAGAGACGTTCATCAATACCAAATACATCCTCAAGTACAAACTAAA ATGGTACGGTAAAGAAAAGGATTGCGAGGAAAACACTGGGGAGCAATATACATGCTACATTCCACGAGATTTGGCTATTTTTACACCCTATGAGATCTGGGTTGAAGCATCCAATCAGCTTGGATCTGCCACATCTGATGTCATCACTTTGGACATATTAGATGTGG TAACTACAGATCCACCTTCCGATGTTTACGTAAGTCGCGTTGGAGATCTGGAAGATCAGTTAAGTGTTCGTTGGGAAAGTCCTCCTGCCCTCAAAGACTACCTGTTTCAGGCCAAATACCAGATACGATATCGTCTGGAAGAGAGCGAAGAATGGAAG ATGATCGATGATGCCGGCAACCAGACATCTTGCCGTTTAGCGGGTCTCAGGGCCGGCACGGTATATTTCGTCCAGGTACGCTGCAGCCCAGTCGGCATCTATGGCTCGAGGAAGGCCGGCATCTGGAGCGAATGGAGCCACTCGACGGCCGCATCCACACCTGGCATCG AAAGGTCGCACGGTGGTTCTTGCGATTTAAAGCCCAGTGAGCAGAACTCAACGCTACGACGGGAGCTCAAGCAATTTTTCGGCTGGATGCGGAAACACTCCTACGGCTGCACGGACGTCAGCATCAAACTCTATGACCAATGGCGCGTCTGGCTACAGAAAGCTCAAAAAACGCACGACCAG GTACTACAAAACGGTAAATCATAG
- the crlf1b gene encoding cytokine receptor-like factor 1b isoform X3, translated as MQADFTSRLGLIRKSYTAAHRQSPHLGNNKDLAIISPQDTVLRIGSSLTAVCTVSAELEITARSLYWTLNGRRLARNTYRVLSSTELSVTLHQLNGSLQQSGDNLVCHRGNGEVLAGSCLYVGLPPEKPVNLTCWSRNTKDLSCRWSPGSREETFINTKYILKYKLKWYGKEKDCEENTGEQYTCYIPRDLAIFTPYEIWVEASNQLGSATSDVITLDILDVVTTDPPSDVYVSRVGDLEDQLSVRWESPPALKDYLFQAKYQIRYRLEESEEWKMIDDAGNQTSCRLAGLRAGTVYFVQVRCSPVGIYGSRKAGIWSEWSHSTAASTPGIERSHGGSCDLKPSEQNSTLRRELKQFFGWMRKHSYGCTDVSIKLYDQWRVWLQKAQKTHDQVLQNGKS; from the exons ACTTGGCCATCATATCCCCCCAGGATACGGTGCTTCGCATTGGCTCGAGCTTGACAGCGGTGTGCACGGTTAGTGCCGAGCTGGAAATAACAGCTAGATCTTTGTACTGGACACTGAACGGGAGACGCTTAGCTAGAAACACATACAGGGTGCTGAGCTCGACCGAATTAAGTGTCACACTACATCAACTCAATGGTTCATTGCAGCAATCGGGGGACAACCTGGTTTGTCACCGTGGAAACGGAGAAGTTTTGGCCGGATCGTGCCTTTATGTCGGTT TGCCCCCTGAGAAACCTGTCAACCTGACATGCTGGTCACGAAACACCAAAGACCTCAGCTGCAGATGGAGTCCAGGGAGTCGAGAAGAGACGTTCATCAATACCAAATACATCCTCAAGTACAAACTAAA ATGGTACGGTAAAGAAAAGGATTGCGAGGAAAACACTGGGGAGCAATATACATGCTACATTCCACGAGATTTGGCTATTTTTACACCCTATGAGATCTGGGTTGAAGCATCCAATCAGCTTGGATCTGCCACATCTGATGTCATCACTTTGGACATATTAGATGTGG TAACTACAGATCCACCTTCCGATGTTTACGTAAGTCGCGTTGGAGATCTGGAAGATCAGTTAAGTGTTCGTTGGGAAAGTCCTCCTGCCCTCAAAGACTACCTGTTTCAGGCCAAATACCAGATACGATATCGTCTGGAAGAGAGCGAAGAATGGAAG ATGATCGATGATGCCGGCAACCAGACATCTTGCCGTTTAGCGGGTCTCAGGGCCGGCACGGTATATTTCGTCCAGGTACGCTGCAGCCCAGTCGGCATCTATGGCTCGAGGAAGGCCGGCATCTGGAGCGAATGGAGCCACTCGACGGCCGCATCCACACCTGGCATCG AAAGGTCGCACGGTGGTTCTTGCGATTTAAAGCCCAGTGAGCAGAACTCAACGCTACGACGGGAGCTCAAGCAATTTTTCGGCTGGATGCGGAAACACTCCTACGGCTGCACGGACGTCAGCATCAAACTCTATGACCAATGGCGCGTCTGGCTACAGAAAGCTCAAAAAACGCACGACCAG GTACTACAAAACGGTAAATCATAG
- the crlf1b gene encoding cytokine receptor-like factor 1b isoform X5 encodes MVHCSNRGTTWFVTVETEKFWPDRAFMSVVSVKLQKSNLSFDGFRVCQHFVESVTLSDRLIDQVQEIFMQAFPFSILIRCAVPPEKPVNLTCWSRNTKDLSCRWSPGSREETFINTKYILKYKLKWYGKEKDCEENTGEQYTCYIPRDLAIFTPYEIWVEASNQLGSATSDVITLDILDVVTTDPPSDVYVSRVGDLEDQLSVRWESPPALKDYLFQAKYQIRYRLEESEEWKMIDDAGNQTSCRLAGLRAGTVYFVQVRCSPVGIYGSRKAGIWSEWSHSTAASTPGIERSHGGSCDLKPSEQNSTLRRELKQFFGWMRKHSYGCTDVSIKLYDQWRVWLQKAQKTHDQVLQNGKS; translated from the exons ATGGTTCATTGCAGCAATCGGGGGACAACCTGGTTTGTCACCGTGGAAACGGAGAAGTTTTGGCCGGATCGTGCCTTTATGTCGGTTGTAAGTGTCAAGTTGCAAAAGAGCAACTTGAGTTTTGATGGTTTCcgagtttgtcaacattttgtTGAGAGTGTCACCCTCTCTGATAGACTCATTGATCAAGTACAAGAAATATTCATGCAAGCTTTTCCTTTTTCCATTTTAATTCGATGTGCAGTGCCCCCTGAGAAACCTGTCAACCTGACATGCTGGTCACGAAACACCAAAGACCTCAGCTGCAGATGGAGTCCAGGGAGTCGAGAAGAGACGTTCATCAATACCAAATACATCCTCAAGTACAAACTAAA ATGGTACGGTAAAGAAAAGGATTGCGAGGAAAACACTGGGGAGCAATATACATGCTACATTCCACGAGATTTGGCTATTTTTACACCCTATGAGATCTGGGTTGAAGCATCCAATCAGCTTGGATCTGCCACATCTGATGTCATCACTTTGGACATATTAGATGTGG TAACTACAGATCCACCTTCCGATGTTTACGTAAGTCGCGTTGGAGATCTGGAAGATCAGTTAAGTGTTCGTTGGGAAAGTCCTCCTGCCCTCAAAGACTACCTGTTTCAGGCCAAATACCAGATACGATATCGTCTGGAAGAGAGCGAAGAATGGAAG ATGATCGATGATGCCGGCAACCAGACATCTTGCCGTTTAGCGGGTCTCAGGGCCGGCACGGTATATTTCGTCCAGGTACGCTGCAGCCCAGTCGGCATCTATGGCTCGAGGAAGGCCGGCATCTGGAGCGAATGGAGCCACTCGACGGCCGCATCCACACCTGGCATCG AAAGGTCGCACGGTGGTTCTTGCGATTTAAAGCCCAGTGAGCAGAACTCAACGCTACGACGGGAGCTCAAGCAATTTTTCGGCTGGATGCGGAAACACTCCTACGGCTGCACGGACGTCAGCATCAAACTCTATGACCAATGGCGCGTCTGGCTACAGAAAGCTCAAAAAACGCACGACCAG GTACTACAAAACGGTAAATCATAG
- the crlf1b gene encoding cytokine receptor-like factor 1b isoform X1: MDCPCARSHQHDKNRAESARDRQNITISITMLFLVTLLPYALTAHLAIISPQDTVLRIGSSLTAVCTVSAELEITARSLYWTLNGRRLARNTYRVLSSTELSVTLHQLNGSLQQSGDNLVCHRGNGEVLAGSCLYVGLPPEKPVNLTCWSRNTKDLSCRWSPGSREETFINTKYILKYKLKWYGKEKDCEENTGEQYTCYIPRDLAIFTPYEIWVEASNQLGSATSDVITLDILDVVTTDPPSDVYVSRVGDLEDQLSVRWESPPALKDYLFQAKYQIRYRLEESEEWKMIDDAGNQTSCRLAGLRAGTVYFVQVRCSPVGIYGSRKAGIWSEWSHSTAASTPGIERSHGGSCDLKPSEQNSTLRRELKQFFGWMRKHSYGCTDVSIKLYDQWRVWLQKAQKTHDQVLQNGKS, translated from the exons ATGGATTGCCCGTGCGCGCGCTCCCATCAGCATGACAAGAACAGAGCCGAGAGCGCGCGCGACAGACAGAATATCACCATTTCAATCACAATGTTGTTTTTGGTAACGCTTCTCCCGTACGCGCTCACGGCAC ACTTGGCCATCATATCCCCCCAGGATACGGTGCTTCGCATTGGCTCGAGCTTGACAGCGGTGTGCACGGTTAGTGCCGAGCTGGAAATAACAGCTAGATCTTTGTACTGGACACTGAACGGGAGACGCTTAGCTAGAAACACATACAGGGTGCTGAGCTCGACCGAATTAAGTGTCACACTACATCAACTCAATGGTTCATTGCAGCAATCGGGGGACAACCTGGTTTGTCACCGTGGAAACGGAGAAGTTTTGGCCGGATCGTGCCTTTATGTCGGTT TGCCCCCTGAGAAACCTGTCAACCTGACATGCTGGTCACGAAACACCAAAGACCTCAGCTGCAGATGGAGTCCAGGGAGTCGAGAAGAGACGTTCATCAATACCAAATACATCCTCAAGTACAAACTAAA ATGGTACGGTAAAGAAAAGGATTGCGAGGAAAACACTGGGGAGCAATATACATGCTACATTCCACGAGATTTGGCTATTTTTACACCCTATGAGATCTGGGTTGAAGCATCCAATCAGCTTGGATCTGCCACATCTGATGTCATCACTTTGGACATATTAGATGTGG TAACTACAGATCCACCTTCCGATGTTTACGTAAGTCGCGTTGGAGATCTGGAAGATCAGTTAAGTGTTCGTTGGGAAAGTCCTCCTGCCCTCAAAGACTACCTGTTTCAGGCCAAATACCAGATACGATATCGTCTGGAAGAGAGCGAAGAATGGAAG ATGATCGATGATGCCGGCAACCAGACATCTTGCCGTTTAGCGGGTCTCAGGGCCGGCACGGTATATTTCGTCCAGGTACGCTGCAGCCCAGTCGGCATCTATGGCTCGAGGAAGGCCGGCATCTGGAGCGAATGGAGCCACTCGACGGCCGCATCCACACCTGGCATCG AAAGGTCGCACGGTGGTTCTTGCGATTTAAAGCCCAGTGAGCAGAACTCAACGCTACGACGGGAGCTCAAGCAATTTTTCGGCTGGATGCGGAAACACTCCTACGGCTGCACGGACGTCAGCATCAAACTCTATGACCAATGGCGCGTCTGGCTACAGAAAGCTCAAAAAACGCACGACCAG GTACTACAAAACGGTAAATCATAG
- the crlf1b gene encoding cytokine receptor-like factor 1b isoform X7, whose product MDCPCARSHQHDKNRAESARDRQNITISITMLFLVTLLPYALTALPPEKPVNLTCWSRNTKDLSCRWSPGSREETFINTKYILKYKLKWYGKEKDCEENTGEQYTCYIPRDLAIFTPYEIWVEASNQLGSATSDVITLDILDVVTTDPPSDVYVSRVGDLEDQLSVRWESPPALKDYLFQAKYQIRYRLEESEEWKMIDDAGNQTSCRLAGLRAGTVYFVQVRCSPVGIYGSRKAGIWSEWSHSTAASTPGIERSHGGSCDLKPSEQNSTLRRELKQFFGWMRKHSYGCTDVSIKLYDQWRVWLQKAQKTHDQVLQNGKS is encoded by the exons ATGGATTGCCCGTGCGCGCGCTCCCATCAGCATGACAAGAACAGAGCCGAGAGCGCGCGCGACAGACAGAATATCACCATTTCAATCACAATGTTGTTTTTGGTAACGCTTCTCCCGTACGCGCTCACGGCAC TGCCCCCTGAGAAACCTGTCAACCTGACATGCTGGTCACGAAACACCAAAGACCTCAGCTGCAGATGGAGTCCAGGGAGTCGAGAAGAGACGTTCATCAATACCAAATACATCCTCAAGTACAAACTAAA ATGGTACGGTAAAGAAAAGGATTGCGAGGAAAACACTGGGGAGCAATATACATGCTACATTCCACGAGATTTGGCTATTTTTACACCCTATGAGATCTGGGTTGAAGCATCCAATCAGCTTGGATCTGCCACATCTGATGTCATCACTTTGGACATATTAGATGTGG TAACTACAGATCCACCTTCCGATGTTTACGTAAGTCGCGTTGGAGATCTGGAAGATCAGTTAAGTGTTCGTTGGGAAAGTCCTCCTGCCCTCAAAGACTACCTGTTTCAGGCCAAATACCAGATACGATATCGTCTGGAAGAGAGCGAAGAATGGAAG ATGATCGATGATGCCGGCAACCAGACATCTTGCCGTTTAGCGGGTCTCAGGGCCGGCACGGTATATTTCGTCCAGGTACGCTGCAGCCCAGTCGGCATCTATGGCTCGAGGAAGGCCGGCATCTGGAGCGAATGGAGCCACTCGACGGCCGCATCCACACCTGGCATCG AAAGGTCGCACGGTGGTTCTTGCGATTTAAAGCCCAGTGAGCAGAACTCAACGCTACGACGGGAGCTCAAGCAATTTTTCGGCTGGATGCGGAAACACTCCTACGGCTGCACGGACGTCAGCATCAAACTCTATGACCAATGGCGCGTCTGGCTACAGAAAGCTCAAAAAACGCACGACCAG GTACTACAAAACGGTAAATCATAG
- the crlf1b gene encoding cytokine receptor-like factor 1b isoform X4 — MDCPCARSHQHDKNRAESARDRQNITISITMLFLVTLLPYALTAHLAIISPQDTVLRIGSSLTAVCTQSGDNLVCHRGNGEVLAGSCLYVGLPPEKPVNLTCWSRNTKDLSCRWSPGSREETFINTKYILKYKLKWYGKEKDCEENTGEQYTCYIPRDLAIFTPYEIWVEASNQLGSATSDVITLDILDVVTTDPPSDVYVSRVGDLEDQLSVRWESPPALKDYLFQAKYQIRYRLEESEEWKMIDDAGNQTSCRLAGLRAGTVYFVQVRCSPVGIYGSRKAGIWSEWSHSTAASTPGIERSHGGSCDLKPSEQNSTLRRELKQFFGWMRKHSYGCTDVSIKLYDQWRVWLQKAQKTHDQVLQNGKS; from the exons ATGGATTGCCCGTGCGCGCGCTCCCATCAGCATGACAAGAACAGAGCCGAGAGCGCGCGCGACAGACAGAATATCACCATTTCAATCACAATGTTGTTTTTGGTAACGCTTCTCCCGTACGCGCTCACGGCAC ACTTGGCCATCATATCCCCCCAGGATACGGTGCTTCGCATTGGCTCGAGCTTGACAGCGGTGTGCACG CAATCGGGGGACAACCTGGTTTGTCACCGTGGAAACGGAGAAGTTTTGGCCGGATCGTGCCTTTATGTCGGTT TGCCCCCTGAGAAACCTGTCAACCTGACATGCTGGTCACGAAACACCAAAGACCTCAGCTGCAGATGGAGTCCAGGGAGTCGAGAAGAGACGTTCATCAATACCAAATACATCCTCAAGTACAAACTAAA ATGGTACGGTAAAGAAAAGGATTGCGAGGAAAACACTGGGGAGCAATATACATGCTACATTCCACGAGATTTGGCTATTTTTACACCCTATGAGATCTGGGTTGAAGCATCCAATCAGCTTGGATCTGCCACATCTGATGTCATCACTTTGGACATATTAGATGTGG TAACTACAGATCCACCTTCCGATGTTTACGTAAGTCGCGTTGGAGATCTGGAAGATCAGTTAAGTGTTCGTTGGGAAAGTCCTCCTGCCCTCAAAGACTACCTGTTTCAGGCCAAATACCAGATACGATATCGTCTGGAAGAGAGCGAAGAATGGAAG ATGATCGATGATGCCGGCAACCAGACATCTTGCCGTTTAGCGGGTCTCAGGGCCGGCACGGTATATTTCGTCCAGGTACGCTGCAGCCCAGTCGGCATCTATGGCTCGAGGAAGGCCGGCATCTGGAGCGAATGGAGCCACTCGACGGCCGCATCCACACCTGGCATCG AAAGGTCGCACGGTGGTTCTTGCGATTTAAAGCCCAGTGAGCAGAACTCAACGCTACGACGGGAGCTCAAGCAATTTTTCGGCTGGATGCGGAAACACTCCTACGGCTGCACGGACGTCAGCATCAAACTCTATGACCAATGGCGCGTCTGGCTACAGAAAGCTCAAAAAACGCACGACCAG GTACTACAAAACGGTAAATCATAG
- the crlf1b gene encoding cytokine receptor-like factor 1b isoform X2, whose protein sequence is MDCPCARSHQHDKNRAESARDRQNITISITMLFLVTLLPYALTAHLAIISPQDTVLRIGSSLTAVCTVSAELEITARSLYWTLNGRRLARNTYRVLSSTELSVTLHQLNGSLQQSGDNLVCHRGNGEVLAGSCLYVGLPPEKPVNLTCWSRNTKDLSCRWSPGSREETFINTKYILKYKLKWYGKEKDCEENTGEQYTCYIPRDLAIFTPYEIWVEASNQLGSATSDVITLDILDVVTTDPPSDVYVSRVGDLEDQLSVRWESPPALKDYLFQAKYQIRYRLEESEEWKMIDDAGNQTSCRLAGLRAGTVYFVQVRCSPVGIYGSRKAGIWSEWSHSTAASTPGIERSHGGSCDLKPSEQNSTLRRELKQFFGWMRKHSYGCTDVSIKLYDQWRVWLQKAQKTHDQVGTTKR, encoded by the exons ATGGATTGCCCGTGCGCGCGCTCCCATCAGCATGACAAGAACAGAGCCGAGAGCGCGCGCGACAGACAGAATATCACCATTTCAATCACAATGTTGTTTTTGGTAACGCTTCTCCCGTACGCGCTCACGGCAC ACTTGGCCATCATATCCCCCCAGGATACGGTGCTTCGCATTGGCTCGAGCTTGACAGCGGTGTGCACGGTTAGTGCCGAGCTGGAAATAACAGCTAGATCTTTGTACTGGACACTGAACGGGAGACGCTTAGCTAGAAACACATACAGGGTGCTGAGCTCGACCGAATTAAGTGTCACACTACATCAACTCAATGGTTCATTGCAGCAATCGGGGGACAACCTGGTTTGTCACCGTGGAAACGGAGAAGTTTTGGCCGGATCGTGCCTTTATGTCGGTT TGCCCCCTGAGAAACCTGTCAACCTGACATGCTGGTCACGAAACACCAAAGACCTCAGCTGCAGATGGAGTCCAGGGAGTCGAGAAGAGACGTTCATCAATACCAAATACATCCTCAAGTACAAACTAAA ATGGTACGGTAAAGAAAAGGATTGCGAGGAAAACACTGGGGAGCAATATACATGCTACATTCCACGAGATTTGGCTATTTTTACACCCTATGAGATCTGGGTTGAAGCATCCAATCAGCTTGGATCTGCCACATCTGATGTCATCACTTTGGACATATTAGATGTGG TAACTACAGATCCACCTTCCGATGTTTACGTAAGTCGCGTTGGAGATCTGGAAGATCAGTTAAGTGTTCGTTGGGAAAGTCCTCCTGCCCTCAAAGACTACCTGTTTCAGGCCAAATACCAGATACGATATCGTCTGGAAGAGAGCGAAGAATGGAAG ATGATCGATGATGCCGGCAACCAGACATCTTGCCGTTTAGCGGGTCTCAGGGCCGGCACGGTATATTTCGTCCAGGTACGCTGCAGCCCAGTCGGCATCTATGGCTCGAGGAAGGCCGGCATCTGGAGCGAATGGAGCCACTCGACGGCCGCATCCACACCTGGCATCG AAAGGTCGCACGGTGGTTCTTGCGATTTAAAGCCCAGTGAGCAGAACTCAACGCTACGACGGGAGCTCAAGCAATTTTTCGGCTGGATGCGGAAACACTCCTACGGCTGCACGGACGTCAGCATCAAACTCTATGACCAATGGCGCGTCTGGCTACAGAAAGCTCAAAAAACGCACGACCAGGTTG GTACTACAAAACGGTAA